A DNA window from Tenuifilaceae bacterium CYCD contains the following coding sequences:
- a CDS encoding polysaccharide deacetylase, producing the protein MKILSFDIEEWFHVFESHNNSSVERWSSITPRFPYTIEKLLDTLIEHNVKANFFCIGWITRQYPSLIKKISNLGFEIGSHSDIHKIAHNQSYYEYKEDLKRSLFSIEDLIGKKVISYRAPGFSINSTNIWAFELLVQSGIQFDCSVYPNDGRFGGLPDFPKNTPFIIKTKSGIIKEFPISSYSFFGQQIIYSGGGFFRLLPYSVIQKLFKESNYVMTYFHLRDFDPDQPFNELGLLRRMKSEIGVKTSFEKFQKILNEFYFSDLHDADQNFSWATGPVVNL; encoded by the coding sequence ATGAAGATATTATCATTTGATATTGAAGAATGGTTTCATGTTTTTGAAAGCCATAATAATTCTTCTGTAGAGAGGTGGTCTAGTATTACACCTAGATTTCCGTATACAATTGAAAAACTGCTTGATACATTAATTGAGCACAATGTCAAGGCAAACTTTTTTTGTATAGGTTGGATTACTCGGCAATATCCTAGTTTGATAAAAAAGATTTCTAATTTAGGATTTGAGATTGGGTCCCATTCTGATATTCATAAAATAGCTCACAACCAATCATATTATGAATATAAAGAAGATTTAAAAAGGTCTTTATTTTCGATAGAAGACCTGATTGGTAAAAAAGTTATTAGTTATAGAGCACCCGGATTTTCAATTAATTCTACGAATATTTGGGCTTTTGAACTATTGGTGCAATCGGGAATTCAATTCGACTGCTCAGTATATCCAAATGACGGTCGATTTGGGGGGTTACCAGATTTTCCTAAAAATACTCCATTTATAATTAAAACTAAAAGTGGAATTATAAAGGAATTTCCTATTAGTTCTTATTCATTTTTTGGACAACAGATAATTTATTCTGGAGGAGGTTTTTTTCGATTGTTGCCTTATTCCGTAATTCAAAAGCTTTTTAAAGAGTCCAACTACGTAATGACCTATTTTCATTTAAGGGATTTTGATCCAGATCAACCCTTTAATGAATTAGGTTTATTAAGAAGAATGAAGAGTGAAATTGGCGTAAAAACATCATTTGAGAAGTTTCAAAAAATATTGAATGAATTTTATTTTTCAGATTTACACGATGCAGATCAAAAT